One stretch of Eretmochelys imbricata isolate rEreImb1 chromosome 1, rEreImb1.hap1, whole genome shotgun sequence DNA includes these proteins:
- the LOC144272400 gene encoding sulfotransferase 6B1-like, with amino-acid sequence MSTQSQTVLIHRFNGIPFTTMSSPDLLKSLDAFDAREDDVLLVSYPKSGTHWLAQIIMQIYTPKVTLTSPIEFGDISRVEELNNLSSKRIIPTHLDYNMLPSNFKVKQCKAFYIIRNPKDIAVSMFHYYRDNPNLPTIDSWTIFLELFLRGDVVCGSWFDHFLSWEEHKNDRNILFLFYEDMKKDLPKVVKKMSVFLGVNISDNEIKEVCEKSSFTEMKSNVEKEKSDPNHTVCALTSNRKLIFRKGAVGDWKNHFTPKENKMFEEMFTKKMELSELAKRIIYEC; translated from the exons ATGTCAACCCAGAGTCAGACAGTGCTCATTCACAGATTCAATGGGATTCCCTTTACAACTATGTCATCGCCGGATCTTCTAAAATCCTTGGATGCCTTTGATGCTAGAGAAGATGACGTCCTTTTGGTTTCCTATCCAAAGTCTG GCACTCACTGGCTTGCACAAATTATAATGCAGATTTACACTCCCAAAGTCACCCTAACATCACCTATTGAGTTTGGGGACATCTCCAGAGTGGAAGAACTGAACAATCTTTCATCCAAGAGAATCATCCCAACTCACTTGGACTACAACATGTTACCGTCAAATTTTAAGGTCAAACAATGCAAG GCCTTCTACATCATCAGAAATCCAAAAGATATTGCAGTTTCTATGTTTCACTACTACAGAGATAACCCAAATCTCCCCACCATCGATTCATGGACTATTTTCCTTGAGCTGTTCTTAAGGGGAGATG TTGTCTGTGGATCCTGGTTTGATCATTTCTTAAGCTGGGAAGAGCATAAAAATGACAGAAACATCTTATTTTTATTCTATGAAGACATGAAGAAG GATCTTCCTAAGGTTGTGAAGAAAATGAGTGTATTTCTGGGAGTAAACATCAGTGACAATGAAATCAAAGAGGTTTGTGAGAAGTCGTCATTCACTGAGATGAAAAGCAatgtagaaaaagaaaagagtgaCCCAAATCACACCGTTTGTGCACTCACATCCAATAGGAAGCTGATATTCCGAAAAG GTGCTGTTGGTGACTGGAAAAACCACTTCactccaaaagaaaacaaaatgtttgaggAAATGTTTACTAAGAAGATGGAATTGAGTGAACTGGCAAAACGTATCATATATGAATGCTGA